GactttacagatagggaaactgaggcaacaAAAGTCAAGTTCCAAGGTCATGCTAATAGAAAGTAACAGATTCAAATCCAAGTAGCCTAGCCCCCTAGAGCCCCCCTTCCCAACTCCTGAACTATTCATTAGGCCAATAATTTTGGAAGAGTCATTTTGACtccccgagcctcagtttcctatctataaaatagggCTGCCGTGAAAAGTAATGCGATGACACGTGTGACACGCTCAGAGCAGCGTCTGCTACTTGGTGAGTGCTGCTGCCGTGCCATTGCTGTCATCCGACTCCAGGGCCCCTGTTTTGAACGTTATTTCCTAAAAGGAGGAAGTCTGAGCAAACCCTGCAGAAGGAAGCCTCTGACTGGGCCCACCGTCCACAGCCGTTCTCCCGCAGCCCACCCCACTACACCACTACCAGGCCCCACAGGTGGCCTACCTCCAGAGGGGTAAAGTCATGGTTGACCAAGAACGCCAGGATGGCCGTGGGAATGACGAGGAACTCCACTCGGAACGTGTCGTGGTTCCCGTCGTAAGTGGCTTTGAACTTGCTGTAAATCATCCAGACTGTGGTGAAAGAGCAGGCGATGTAGACCACCTGCCGGGTGAGGATGAGGAGGAAGCTGCAGCTCCAGGCACagggccccagcccccagcctcctgAGACTAAGGAGTCGggacctccagcccctcccccctcagacccaggggtccagcccccagcccctcctccttcaGACTAGGAGTCCTGGCCTCCAGCCCCTCAGACCCAGGAGTCCCAGTCACTGTCACAGCCCCCCTTAGATTCAGCAGTCTGGACCCCTAGCCCCCTCCTCCCTAAAGCCTGGGACCCACGTTCCCTCCTCCCCCGACCCTCCTGGTGGCTCCCCCTCAGGAGGCCTTTACCTTCATGCACGTGTTGTAGAGTGAGATATAGTTGGTGAAGAGGTCCAGGTAGCGGGCAGTGAACACCACAGCAAACAGGACCTGGCTCTTGCCTGAAATCCCTGTGGTGCAGAGAGGCAGGGTCAATACACCAGGGGCCAAGGCCTGGAACAATCCTGGAGGCGGCTCTGGAGGGCAGCTCTCCCCGGAGGCCTCCCCAGCCGGCGGCCGGAGCAGGGCTCTTTCCCACGGCCCACAGCCAGGGGGCAGCCCGGCCCCAAAGCTACTCCAGCCCGAGGCTGTGTCCCGGGCTAGGCCTCACGGCCACCCCCAACACCCTCAGGGTCCTCCTGCAGTCCGGATCCAAGGTGGGGCCTCAGGAGGACCCCCCCTtgacctctggcctccagaacagGTCGCCTGCCTCCGGCTCCCTTCCTGGCCGCTACAGTCCACGTCACCAACTTCCAGCCACCTCCCTGCCTGCCACAGCTCCCTGTTCCCAGCCCCAGCAACTCTGAGGCCACCCTGATGGGGGCCGGGGGGAGGCTGAACTCGGTGCCTGGAGCCACCCCCACCAAACAGGATGCATCCCCGATTTGCGGAAAGGAGCTGACCCCCTGGTGACCCCGGACCTGGAAGGGGGACCCCCAGCAAGCAGGGATGGGAAAGGGGACCCGTCCCCCTATGCCTCCAAACCCTCTCCCCGAGTCCTGGGGTGTCCCCCGCACTCTCCCCCTTCCTCCGGCCCCCGTGGGTGTCTCACCGGCACACGAGCGGGACTTCCAGATTTTGAGCAGTAGCAAGATGATGGCTAGGAGGTGGGAGAGGTCTCCCAAGAATCGGAAGAGATTCATGGTTGGGGGGAcctggcagagctgggctggagggaggctggaggggggCTGCCCCCCGGGGCTGCTGTTCTGTCCGGGCGGCTGGGCTGTCGGGGGGCGGGAGAGGTGCCCTCGGGTGGGCTCCGCTCCGGGGAGGGGACTCTGGGAGGGGGCGCCGAGGCCGGAGCTGGTGGCCGAGCCGGAGctaggaagagggaggagggcggGAGGGGGAGGAGTCCGGCGGAAGGCTCCGCCCCCGAGGGCGGAGTCCCGGCTCTCTGGCGCCCCCTACCCCCGCTTCTCCGCACTTGCAGAGCCGGCTGCCGAATGTTCCCCACCAAGGCCGCCTCCTAGGAACTTGCGGCGTCGCCGAGACCCGCAACTCCCAAATCCGGGCGCCTGTTCCCCAAGGCAGTCTGCGCCTCTGTAAAGGTGGCAGCCCAGCCGCATAGATTCTGCCCTTGACAGCGATTCGGGAGACAGGTCTCTGATCTTTCAGGATCCTACACAAAGACCCAGAGGCTGGCTTTTCAGGGACCTCCAGCTCCAATTCATCCGAGAGAAGAGAAAGCCgcctccagcccctcctccatCAGACTCAGGAGTCCAGGACCTCAGTGTCCTCCTCCTTTGGGCTCAGGAGTCCAGCCGCCAGCCCTTCCTCTCCCTGACCCAAGAAGAGCTCAGTCCCCGCTTCTTTGGGACTTAGGGTCCCACCCGAGAATTCTGTGTCCCAAGTATCGTAGACCCAGAAATCGAGATGCAcaatcccttcctccctctgggACCCACAAATTCAGGCGCCCagtctcttctttttcagaaatatGAGCCCTTCACTCCTACTCTCCGTGACCCTGGAGTTGGTAGCTGGAAGCCCTGGCTCtggccacccccacccacccatcccgGAACTGCCCCCTCAGAGGCACACAGAGACACTCTCGGGAGCCCAGGTGTCCTGTGCcacactccaccccacccctttaTAGACGCATGGGGCCTAGCCTCCCTCTCTATCAGGAGGGGCAGGAGCGGGGCAACTGCTCTTGAGGGGAAACAGGCTGCGGCTAGGAGGGGGGACATGGTGCTTTCTTCCTGGATGTCTGAATAACCATGGGTGATAGATGGATGTCAGGGTCCGTCAATAACAGAAGGGGTACAGCGGCGTCAGTTTCCTCAGATCGCAGGATGGATAGGGTGCTTGAGGGTGACATCCATGATTCTTGGACGCATGGGGCACTGAGGGTGGTTTGTGCTAAGGAGTCAGTTTGTCTGAGGGTCTAGAAGGGACTCAGGCCTAGAGGAGGGGGCTCTGGTTACTGGGTCCCAGGCGGAGAAGGGAGACAGGGCCTTGGACTCCTGAAACTGAGGAAGGAGGTGGGCTGAGagaggaggggcctgggggcctGGATTCCTGGCTTCATGAGGGAGTCCTTCTTGCAGGCCTGGCCTCCCAGGGTAATCGAAGCCAAAAGATGGGTCCTAGCGTGACAGACTCAAGTCTGGAGATGGCCTCCTGCTTCACAAACCTCAGCGTGGGGAGGGAGCGGAGGGTGGGCAGCCCCTGGGCCCTGGAGCGCAGGTCTGGGTCCTGAGTCCCCGACATTCCCCCCTCGCccgccccttcccctctccccggATTTATTTGCAGCCCCTCACTCTCTGGTCCCAGGGGGAAGGcagaggctgggagctggggagggggccggccccctcccccagccatgACAGGAGGAGGGGTCCCGAGGGAGCCCAAGAGGGGGCTGTGGGTCTCCCGGCAGGGGCTGACGAGGACTGAATGTTAATCCTATCccgagtgagtgtgtgtgtgtgtgtgtgtgtgtgagagtgtgtgagaACAGAGCGAGTGTGTGAGTCCCTCCCGCTCCGGCTCCTCCAAGCCCTGGCCGCCGCCACCGCCCTCCACCCGCCTGCAGCCTCCCTGGCCACCGGTGCCCGGCTCGGGGGTGTCGGCCTGGGTGGGTCCGCCTGGCCCCCAGGGGTCTCTCGTGCGTCTGCCATCTGCCCGGTGAGGATCTGTGTGTGCGGGTGtctggggctgggctggagggGGGGTGTGTCTGTAAGGGCTGCGGCGGCTGCAggcgggcaggagggagggaggggtctgtctgtctctctcgaCCCCGAGCCACCTGCCTGGGTGTCGCGggccccccaggttcctccctCCGAGCCTCCCCCAAACCCGGATGCATGGTGTGTACCTGGGCTCTGCGCCTCCTGCCTGCGTCCGGCCGGCCGGGCGTCTGGTTGCCTGTGTCCTCCTGTCTGTCTGAACAGCCCCTGACGGCAACAGCAGCCTGGCCCATCAGAccctccagtgtgtgtgtgtgtgtgtgtgtctccctcctCAAGCTCTGGGGGTGTTTAGGGGAATCCCAGGGAAGTGAGGTGGTgcatgtatgcgtgtgtgtatatgtgtgtgtctgcctgtatTTGAGAGTGGGGACGTGGGGGGGTgcctggaggtgggaggtggcCAAGCAGGAAGGGGCAAGCAGTCGCCCAGACAGGCTGTCTCCCGCCTGCCccttacacaaacacacacaccagccaCCGGCTTCAGAGGTgacccagacagacagacagacagacacagacttGGGGGGGGCACTGAGGGCACAGAGTGGGGGTTTGCGAATGAGACAGGGAGAGGCGGGACCGGACACATGGACGGGGGGGAGGAGCCGGGGCTGAAGCAGCAGAGGGGGGCACCCCGGGTGGGCGGAGGGGGGATCCCCACGGGGTCGGAGCGGCGAGAGGACACCCCGACAGCCTCCGCAATGTCCGGGGCCCAACTTCCAGCGCAACATGTGTAGCCGCGTCCTCGCCTAGCCGGGGTGGCCTCAACCTTGGGGACAGACAGGGCAGGACGGACTGAGGAAGAGAGAGCCGGAGCCAGGGAGCCAGGGCCGGGCAGGAGGTCCCGGCTGCCGCCACCACCACCGCAGCCGCCGCCCCAGGGCctgcccccccaacacacacaccccgcgGCTCCCTGAGCCCCCCGCCGAATCTTCGGGTCGCTGGACTCCGGTTCCGTTCCTGGCACCCCTGCAACACCCCCCAGAACAGGGTCATGAAAAGGTAAGGCTGGGGTAGGGctgcaggggagggggtgggaacgtggactgcccccccccccgccccgctccaGATCTAGGACAGAGAAAGTTGGCAAGGGGCCTCAGTTGGAGGGAGAGGGCTGGAATGGTGGACAGGGGTCTCTGGGGGAAATCTTTGCCCCCTATCTCCTTCTCCCTTGCTGAGCCCTTTCCCCAGGTCTCTGCACCCCAGATCTCCTAACCCCTCCATTGCTGACACTTTGATCCTTCTCCCCAGCCCCATACACCTGACGCCCCGTCTCTCTGTCCCCCATCTCTCCCTCTCACCTTCCCTCTCTGAGCCGTCCCCCCCCCCACTGCCCGCATCAGCCTCCCTCCTCGGCTGGTCCGCTTCCCTCTCTCCAGctccatctcccctccctcctcagctGCCAGTCGGCTATTAATACCCCTGCCAAGGACCTTGAGAGTATCCAGGCCTTGGCACCCCTCGCCCCAAGCTTCCATCCCTTCCTCAAGGTTCTGGAATACCCTTCTAGCCTCTTCCAAGCACCAGGATCAGGGTGGGGAAAGATTGGGGTTGGAGTGGGGGGGCGGGAGCCGTCCGCAGCACGACGCGaactgtggggggtggggaacgCGGGCTGTGTATTGAAGTGGCCTCTCATCTCTTCTGTGATGGATCCGGGGGGAGTGATGAGACAGGGACACCCCAGGAATCTCTggcaccctcctcctcctcagctgGGGGACAGACTGTACTATGCACAGGACCTGAGTGGGGCGACTCAGAGAGGCTGGAGCTGGGGCAGGGGTTGCCGAGGATACTGGACAAATGGGGTGGGAGACCACAAGGGGTCCTTAAGGGAGGAGAGGGCTATGGGCCTGGATTCCTGGGTCCTGGGTGTAAAGGAGGCTGGGCCCCTGGATTCCTGAGTCTGGGGGCAGGAGAGAGCCGGCACTCCTGGGTCCTGGGAAAGGATGGAGCTGAGCACCCACAGTCCCCGGTGGGTCTGGGGGAAAGAAGGGGCCCGAGAGTCAGGATTCCGGAGTTGATGGGAGAAATTGGGAGGATGGGGCTTCTGTGTCTGAGGGAAGAGGGGGCTGGGGGCGCAGTGTCCTGGGCCCTTGACGGGGCAGGGGATGAGGTTCTGGACTCTTTGGCCCTGTGCGGATGGAAGTGGGGACTGAGACTCACGAGGAGGTGGTGATTGGAGGCCTGAACAATGTGATCCCTGAGGGTGCAGGTTTGGGGGTTGGAACGCCAGACTGCCCCAGCGGCTGGGGCTGCCACCTCACTATCCATCCCTGGAGGGGTGGGAGACTGTCCTTTCAAATCCCTCACCGGAGAGAACTGGGCATCCAGCCTCTTGAGAAGGGTGGGGCAGGAGCTACCCTCTTGGGCTTCAGCCAGGGAGCAGGACCCCAGAATCCCCAAGGCCAGAGGCCAGGCAGGGGTGAGtctgagagaggcagagaagaggcTGAGGGGTGAGCAGCCaccaggaagggaggggagagccAGTGTTATCCTGGGGAGGGGGGAGTGCCAGGCCACAGCTGTGGGTTATTTTGGGGCAGAGGGGGGCTATTCTGAGCACTGATTGAACCAGCTGCTTGGGgaagggcagaggagaggaggggcgAGGGGGAGCCAGGATTGAAGCATGCgaggagcccccacccccacccctcgggAGACAGTGCCCCAGGGTCCTTGGGAAGGCCTGGGGGTAGGAGGGTAGGGAGTGAGGCCTCTAGGCAGGCAAAGGGGTGTGGGCCTTTCCCCTACCCCTGGGTGGCTGTAGGGTGGATGGAGGCTCTGCGCTACCATGGCAACCGGACAGGAGGCTGATTGACAGTTAAGAGCAAGCCCTTCCTTGTCTGGACCCTCACCCCTTTCCAGAAGCCCCTTCTGCAGGCTCCAATCCCTCTCTGGGAAGCAGGGGTCCAGGCCCCCAGGGTCCTCCTTCCTCAAGACCCAGGAGCCAGGAGTCTGGGCTCCCAGCCCAACCACCCCAGGCAGCTAGTATTCAACAGGGAACATAGGAAGAGATGCTGTATTGCTTCTCATTTACCAAATTGCTCTGGGCTGGGAGCCAGGGACCCCCACCCTTCCCAGCTCTCCACAGCTGTGCTCCCCCTAACCCCAGAGCCCAGTCTGGACTGTGACTCTTTCTAGCTCTTATTGAGAGTGGAGGGACGGGGGTAGGAGTAAGGGGACAAAGATGGGTTGGGGGGTTTGTGTTCCAGGGGAGGGGTACAGTCACAGAGGCATTTGCTCCCTGCAGGATGGCccactaatttctttttttctctctctctctccccccacacACCTGAccccttttccctttctctctctttttttttgttcccctcactttttcttccttttatttttgatcCCTCCTGCCACTCGCCTTCCCGGCCTTCCTTTCATGTCTGTGCTGGGCACCTCCCTGGTGggggtcttg
The genomic region above belongs to Budorcas taxicolor isolate Tak-1 chromosome 18, Takin1.1, whole genome shotgun sequence and contains:
- the KDELR1 gene encoding ER lumen protein-retaining receptor 1 yields the protein MNLFRFLGDLSHLLAIILLLLKIWKSRSCAGISGKSQVLFAVVFTARYLDLFTNYISLYNTCMKVVYIACSFTTVWMIYSKFKATYDGNHDTFRVEFLVIPTAILAFLVNHDFTPLEILWTFSIYLESVAILPQLFMVSKTGEAETITSHYLFALGVYRTLYLFNWIWRYHFEGFFDLIAIVAGLVQTVLYCDFFYLYITKVLKGKKLSLPA